Genomic segment of Streptosporangium sp. NBC_01755:
GCACGACCTGTAGCCGAGGTCCGTGCTCAGGGTCCGGGGGCAGCTCGAACCGCGCCCCGGCTTCCCGCAGGCGCTGCTTGGCCCGTGAGATGCGCTGTCCCATCGTCTTCTCGGGCACCAGGAAGGATGCCGCTATCTCGCCGGTGGTCAGTCCGGCGACCGCCCGCAGCGTGAGCGCCAGCTGCGACGAGGCGGTCAACGCCGGGTGACAGCACAGGAACAGCAGTTCCAGCAGGTCGTCACGGACCACCTCGGCATCCGGCGGTGGTGCGACCAGCGCGTCGCGCGGCATGGCGTCGAGAGCGGCCCGCTCCCGACGCTCCCGGGCACTGTCGGCCCGAACCCGATCGATGTACCGATTCACCGCGACCTTGTTGAGCCAGCCCAGCGGGTGGTCCGGGACACCGTCACGCGGCCAGGCGTCCGCCGCGGCGATCAGCGCCTCCTGCACCGCGTCCTCGCAACGGGCGAAGTCCCCGTACCGGCGCACGAGCGAACCAAGCACCCGGGACGCCAGCGACCTCAGCAGTTCCTCGACCGGCTCGTCAGACCTCGGCACTCGCCCAGCCACGCCCCATCAGCGGCCACGCCTCCAGGCCACCGCCGCGCGGCAGCCCCGGATAGGCCCGTGCGATCTCCAGCGCCCGCTGCTCGTCGTCGACCTCGACCACGAAGTAGGAGCCGACGAACTCCTTCGCCTCGATATACGGGCCGTCGGTGACGACCGCGTCACCGGCGGTCCATTGAACCGATCGCGGCCGGGGCATCAGCCCCTCTGACTCAAGAAGCTCTCCCGACTCGCGCAACGCCTCGTTGAACCCATCGACCTCGGCGATCAGGCTCGCCATATCCTCCGGCGCCAGAGCGTTCCAGATGTCCTCGTTGCCGTAGATCAGCATCAGGTACTTCACCGTGCCGTCCTTCTCCTCGATATCGGGCCGCATCCCCCTGCATTCTGCCCGGGGTACGGAGGAGGCTGTTGCTCAGCATGGTCCGTGCCTGAACATCGCCGCAGTCAGGCAGGATCTCCGAAACACGACTGACTGCCAACACCGGGTGAGGCAGAGCCCTCGCCTCTCCCTGGCTGGAGGGGACGGGTTCACCTGACGGCGCAGCACGGCGACCTGACGGCGCAGCACGGCGACCTGACGGCGAAGCCCCACGATCTCGGCCATCTTGGCCCGATCACTTCGCGACCCAGTAGAACCAGGAGTTGAAAGGCACGCCCGAGGATGAGGTAGTGGGAGGACCACGACACCGTCAGCAGGATGCCCGAGACCTCATCATGCTCGAGCCACGAACCCCCCGGTCAACCTCGGCGGCTGAGTTTCCGCACCCTACAAGCCAATGAAACCTCTGTCAGGCCAACGGCTCGTCCACAGCAATTGGAGTGTCAGTTCGCAAATGGCGACCCAGCAGGCCGATGGCCAGTTCGCCCTTGGTGGCGAAGGCCAGGTCCAGCGGTAATCCGGTGGTGATCGTCTTGACCGGGTCGGCGATCTGCTCGGCCGGGATCCACTGCCGCGCGCCGATCAGCGCGTGCCCGCTCCCACCCCGGATGTAGGCCAGATAGACGGTGTTGACGCCGTTGTCCACGCCGCCCGCGCAGCCCATGTGCTGACGCTTGACGCCCGAGGTGGCGGTGCCCTTTTTCTCCTGCCCGGACTCGTCCAGGGCACCGACGGTCAGGCTACCCGGCCGGGCTGCGGTGTCCAGATGGGCGACGGCGAAGCGGCGCACCACGCTCATCGCGTCGGCGGTGTCCCAGCGGGCCCGGTTCAGCAGTCGCCGAGTGGCGGCCGGAGAACGGTCCCCGGCCCACTCGGCGATCGTCCAGCCATTGCGTTTGGGCAGGTCGGACATGACGGCCCGGATGTACTTGGCGGCCTGCAGGCGCGGCTCAACCCGGGTGAACATCGGCGCCGGCGCGCTAAGCAGTTCGTCGGTGTTCCGCTGCGTGCGCCGGGCCTCTAGGATGAGCGCGGTAACCGCTTCTGATCTTGTTCTCGTCACACAGGCATGATCACGAGCGGCTGCTCTCGTTGCGCCTCCGTCCGATCACAAGATTGCATCGACCTGCCGCGCATCAGACCTGGTCAAACCCTGAATAGTGACTGCCGTACTAGCCTAAAAAAAGGCACGTTGAGCATCGGAGAATCCGTGGCAACTGTTTCCTCCGCCGAAGAGCCGTTGGCCATCGTAGGTGCGGGGTGCCGTCTACCTGGTGGGGTCGAAGACCTTGACGGACTGTGGGGTGCGCTGACGGCTTGCAGCGATCTGGTGACCGAGGTGCCCAACGACCGGTTCGACCCGTCGTGGTTCGTGCATCGGGGGGACCGGCGCTCCGGCCGGAGCTACACCGCCCACGGGGCTTTCCTCGATGACCTCGCCGGATTCGATCCTGGCTATTTCGGGATCTCACCCCGGGAGGCGGATCGGCTCGATCCGCAGCAGCGGCTGATGCTGGAGCTGGCGGTGGAGAGCCTCGATGATGCGGGCATCGATCCGGCACGGCTGGCAGGTTCGGATACCGCAGTGTTC
This window contains:
- a CDS encoding YciI family protein, translated to MRPDIEEKDGTVKYLMLIYGNEDIWNALAPEDMASLIAEVDGFNEALRESGELLESEGLMPRPRSVQWTAGDAVVTDGPYIEAKEFVGSYFVVEVDDEQRALEIARAYPGLPRGGGLEAWPLMGRGWASAEV
- a CDS encoding transposase; this encodes MFTRVEPRLQAAKYIRAVMSDLPKRNGWTIAEWAGDRSPAATRRLLNRARWDTADAMSVVRRFAVAHLDTAARPGSLTVGALDESGQEKKGTATSGVKRQHMGCAGGVDNGVNTVYLAYIRGGSGHALIGARQWIPAEQIADPVKTITTGLPLDLAFATKGELAIGLLGRHLRTDTPIAVDEPLA